In Drosophila teissieri strain GT53w chromosome 2R, Prin_Dtei_1.1, whole genome shotgun sequence, the following proteins share a genomic window:
- the LOC122614664 gene encoding dynamin-like 120 kDa protein, mitochondrial isoform X4 has product MLRIYQNTYRRTARKAVVYSTKVACCNHSTLCGITSHPRRSQDNGSSSSNGRDRRHEEFLLAGNPARGWQMPPPSRGYGMLVVRILRGALKLRYIVLGGAIGGGVSLSKKYEDWKDGLPDFKWLEDAMPQGERWSQFSRNLIEVGSLVKNAIDVAKDDLKAKTTVAALGITSDESRKKYEKLQSQVETLQTEIMNVQIKYQKELEKMEKENRELRQQYLILKTNKKTTAKKIKKSLIDMYSEVLDELSGYDTGYTMADHLPRVVVVGDQSSGKTSVLESIAKARIFPRGSGEMMTRAPVKVTLAEGPYHVAQFRDSDREYDLTKESDLQDLRRDVEFRMRASVRGGKTVSNEVIAMTVKGPGLQRMVLVDLPGIISTMTVDMASDTKDSIHQMTKHYMSNPNAIILCIQDGSVDAERSNVTDLVMQCDPLGRRTIFVLTKVDLAEELADPDRIRKILSGKLFPMKALGYYAVVTGRGRKDDSIDAIRQYEEDFFKNSKLFHRRGVIMPHQVTSRNLSLAVSDRFWKMVRETIEQQADAFKATRFNLETEWKNNFPRLRESGRDELFDKAKGEILDEVVTLSQISAKKWDDALNSKLWEKLSNYVFETIYLPAAQSDSFNTMVDIKLRQWAEQALPAKSVEAGWEALQQEFISLMERSKKAQDHDGIFDQLKSAVVDEAIRRHSWEDKAIDMLRVIQLNTLEDRFVHDKQEWDSAVKFLETSVNAKLVQTEETLAQMFGPGQMRRLTHWQYLTQDQQKRRSVKNELDKILRNDTKHLPTLTHDELTTVRKNLQRDSVDVDTDYIRQTWFPVYRKHFLQQALQRAKDCRKAYYLYTQQGAECEISCSDVVLFWRIQQVIKITGNALRQQVINREARRLDKEIKAVLDEFSEDEEKKGYLLTGKRVLLAEELIKVRQIQEKLEEFINSLNQEK; this is encoded by the exons ATGTTGCGCATCTATCAAAATACTTACCG GCGCACCGCGAGAAAAGCTGTTGTCTACTCCACCAAGGTCGCCTGCTGCAATCATTCCACGCTCTGTGGCATCACCAGCCACCCACGGCGATCGCAGGACAATGGGAGCTCCAGTTCAAATGGCAGGGACCGCCGCCACGAGGAGTTCTTACTTGCCGGCAATCCGGCGAGGGGCTGGCAGATGCCTCCGCCGTCGCGTGGTTACGGGATGCTGGTGGTGCGCATCCTGCGGGGAGCCCTCAAGCTGCGATACATCGTCCTGGGAGGCGCCATCGGCGGGGGCGTGTCGCTGAGCAAA AAATACGAGGACTGGAAGGATGGACTGCCTGATTTTAAGTGGCTGGAGGACGCCATGCCGCAGGGCGAACGGTGGAGCCAGTTTTCGCGGAATCTCATTGAGGTGGGCTCTCTGGTGAAGAACGCCATCGATGTCG CTAAAGATGACTTGAAGGCCAAAACAACGGTGGCCGCTTTAGGCATAACATCCGACGAGAGTCGCAAAAAGTATG AGAAGCTCCAGAGCCAGGTGGAGACGCTGCAGACGGAGATCATGAACGTCCAGATTAAGTATCaaaaggagctggagaagatggAGAAGGAGAATCGCGAGCTACGCCAGCAATACCTCATCCTCAAAACGAACAAAAAGACCACGgccaaaaaaatcaaaaagtccCTGATCGACATGTACTCCGAGGTCCTGGATGAGCTATCCGGCTACGATACGGGCTACACCATGGCCGATCACCTTCCCCGTGTTGTGGTAGTGGGAGATCAGAGCAGCGGCAAGACCTCTGTGCTGGAATCCATCGCTAAGGCTCGCATCTTTCCTCGTGGCAGTGGAGAGATGATGACGCGAGCCCCAGTCAAAGTAACTCTTGCTGAAGGACCATACCATGTGGCTCAGTTCCGTGACTCTGACCGGGAATACGATCTCACCAAGGAGTCTGATCTGCAAGACCTTCGTCGGGATGTAGAGTTCCGCATGAGGGCGTCGGTGCGAGGTGGTAAAACTGTCAGCAATGAAGTGATTGCCATGACGGTCAAAGGTCCTGGTCTGCAACGCATGGTTCTAGTCGATTTGCCTGGAATAATTTCG ACCATGACTGTCGACATGGCTTCAGATACAAAAGATTCCATTCACCAGATGACCAAGCATTACATGAGCAATCCGAACGCCATCATTCTCTGCATTCAGGATGGGTCTGTGGACGCTGAGCGCAGTAATGTGACGGACTTGGTCATGCAGTGTGATCCCTTGGGTCGACGCACTATTTTTGTGCTCACAAAGGTGGATCTGGCCGAGGAGCTCGCCGATCCTGATAGAATAAGGAAAATTCTTTCGGGCAAACTCTTTCCCATGAAGGCTTTGGGTTACTATGCCGTCGTTACCGGTCGTGGGCGGAAGGATGACAGCATAGATGCTATTCGGCAGTATGAGGAAGACTTCTTTAAGAACTCCAAGCTGTTCCA TCGTCGAGGCGTAATCATGCCCCATCAGGTGACCAGCCGCAATCTGAGCTTGGCGGTGTCAGATCGTTTCTGGAAGATGGTGCGGGAAACCATTGAGCAGCAGGCGGATGCATTTAAGGCGACTAGATTTAATCTGGAAACCGAATGGAAGAATAACTTTCCCAG ATTGCGCGAGTCTGGCCGCGATGAGCTGTTCGACAAGGCAAAGGGCGAGATACTGGACGAGGTGGTAACGCTCTCGCAAATCTCTGCTAAAAAGTGGGACGACGCTCTCAACTCCAAGCTGTGGGAAAAGCTCTCCAACTATGTGTTTGAAACCATCTATCTGCCCGCTGCACAGTCAG ATTCCTTCAACACGATGGTAGACATCAAGTTGCGCCAGTGGGCCGAGCAGGCACTGCCCGCTAAGTCGGTGGAAGCCGGCTGGGAAGCGTTGCAGCAGGAATTCATATCGCTGATGGAGCGTTCGAAGAAGGCGCAGGATCACGACGGCATCTTCGATCAGTTGAAGTCCGCGGTGGTGGATGAGGCTATTCGTCGGCACAGCTGGGAAGACAAGGCGATCGACATGCTTCGCGTTATCCAGCTGAACACGCTGGAGGATCGATTCGTGCACGACAAACAGGAGTGGGATTCGGCGGTTAAGTTCCTGGAGACTTCGGTGAATGCCAAGCTCGTGCAGACGGAGGAGACGCTGGCACAAATGTTTGGACCCGGACAGATGCGACGCCTTACCCACTGGCAGTACCTGACACAGGACCAGCAGAAGAGGCGCAGCGTTAAGAACGAACTGGACAAAATACTCAGAAACGATACG AAACATTTGCCCACCCTAACTCATGATGAACTGACTACGGTTCGCAAGAACCTTCAGCGTGATAGTGTGGATGTGGACACGGATTACATAAGGCAAACCTGGTTCCCGGTCTACAGAAA ACACTTCCTTCAGCAGGCGTTACAGCGGGCAAAGGATTGCCGCAAGGCTTATTACCTCTACACGCAGCAGGGGGCCGAGTGTGAG ATATCCTGCAGCGACGTGGTGCTCTTCTGGCGCATCCAGCAGGTGATCAAGATAACAGGCAACGCACTGAGACAGCAAGTAATCAATCGGGAGGCGCGGCGGCTGGACAAGGAGATCAAAGCGGTGCTGGACGAGTTCAGCGAAGACGAGGAGAAGAAGGGTTACCTGCTCACCGGCAAGCGCGTGCTACTAGCCGAGGAACTAA TCAAAGTGCGACAGATACAAGAGAAGCTAGAGGAGTTCATCAATTCACTTAATCAGGAAAAGTAG